The genomic stretch TATCGAGCCGCGCCGCCAGCGCCTGTGGTTTACCCCTTTCCCGCAACAAGGCCGCCCCGAACGCCGCCGCCAAGGTAAGCTGAACATCCCCCAATTTGCCGGCCACAAAATCCGCATCCACAACCTGCACAGCAGCATCATCCCCCTAGTCGGCATCGACCGGCGCGGCTACCGACTCGGCCAAGGCGGCGGCTTCTACGACGTTACCTTCGCCGCCACCCGTCACCGCCTATGCCCGCACAAAATCGGTGTCGGCTTCGCCTGCCAGGAAACCGACATCCTGCCTGCCGAAGAATATGATATGCAGCTAGACGTATGGGTGTGCGAAAATGGCATCCGGCGTTTCGGCAAAACGGCAGATGGTCAGCAATAACAGATAAAAACGGTCACAACAAAGGCTACCTGAAACCTTCATGTAGCCTTTTATTGAAGCAATCGCTTTACTGCGTGCCAAAATTTTCAGGTAGCCTGCATCTGAATATAGCAGGCTACCTGAAAGTCTGAGACCGTTGCAAAACCCCA from Eikenella exigua encodes the following:
- a CDS encoding 5-formyltetrahydrofolate cyclo-ligase produces the protein MPSKTDLRRHFRRQRQGLTPAARQRAEKRINNLLKGYLKRGKRLAIYWPIGSELRLDSLAAAARQRGTELYLPYIEPRRQRLWFTPFPQQGRPERRRQGKLNIPQFAGHKIRIHNLHSSIIPLVGIDRRGYRLGQGGGFYDVTFAATRHRLCPHKIGVGFACQETDILPAEEYDMQLDVWVCENGIRRFGKTADGQQ